The proteins below come from a single Neospora caninum Liverpool complete genome, chromosome IX genomic window:
- a CDS encoding putative ADP-ribosylation factor-like protein 1, translated as MGSALSSAIQSSLSMCCSKNVYQIRVAGPAQAGKTSIIKWMKYRQFFKLTPTEGLEVDRVDYPDTALVMWDTRQHFEDMVRPHHLDIRGIIYVVDSSDPGRLRIATRALDRLLRDLPDAGVLLVFAAKQDRPGAMPVADIQHQLQLQQLVDKECGVFACSAKTGEGIDEGIAWLVRQLRQQDGTGCCSSDQAIPCFLQQVPS; from the exons ATGGGAAGTGCCTTGAGCAGCGCCATTCAAAGCAGCCTGAGCATGTGCTGCAGTAAAAATGTCTATCAGATTCGGGTGGCGGGTCCTGCCCAGGCAGGAAAGACGTCCATCATCAAGTGGATGAAGTACAGGCAATTCTTCAAGCTGACGCCCACTGAGG GCCTAGAAGTCGACCGAGTCGACTATCCCGACACCGCCCTTGTCATGTGGGATACGCGGCAACACTTCGAGGATATG GTCCGTCCACATCACCTCGATATTAGAGGAATTATCTACGTCGTGGATAGCTCTGATCCCGGTCGGCTGCGAATCG CAACTCGGGCGCTGGACAGGCTGTTGCGCGATCTCCCCGACGCCGGCGTCCTTTTGGTCTTCGCGGCGAAGCAGGATCGGCCTGGGGCTATGCCCGTAGCAGACATCCAGCACCAGCTGCAACTCCAGCAGTTGGTTGACAAAGAGTG cggcgtcttcgcgtgTAGCGCTAAGACTGGCGAAGGGATTGACGAAGGGATCGCATGGCTGGTGCGGCAGCTACGACAACAAGACGGCACGGGATGCTGCTCCTCTGATCAAGCAATACCTTGTTTTTTGCAGCAGGTGCCGTCGTGA